One genomic window of Aquisalimonas sp. 2447 includes the following:
- a CDS encoding TIGR02449 family protein: MSEMSPKALRRELDRLDRQVEALVRYCARLEEENRVLRQSQDSLNAERASLLEKNEMARSKIESMISRLKAMEHH, from the coding sequence ATGAGCGAAATGTCGCCCAAGGCATTACGCAGGGAGCTGGACCGCCTTGACCGGCAGGTGGAGGCACTGGTGCGCTACTGTGCCCGGCTGGAGGAGGAGAACCGCGTGCTGCGCCAGTCCCAGGACTCCCTTAATGCCGAGCGCGCCAGTCTGCTGGAGAAGAACGAGATGGCGCGCTCCAAGATCGAGTCGATGATCAGCCGCCTCAAGGCCATGGAGCACCACTGA
- a CDS encoding DMT family transporter produces the protein MPASPSLSPVAALTLLGLVIVLWGANWPVMKVGLEYISPLLFAATRMLMGCLCMALVAGMAGQLRRPYRDEWVLVLGVGLLQMAAFLGLVTIALQYVPAGRSAILAYTTSLWVLPIAALALGEYMTRQRLLGFALGIGGVAVMFNPFGFDWSDPAVVIGNGLLLLAALCWALLIVYVRAHRHQGPPLTLAPWQFGVAALALLPVALVVEDISSVDWSDPVLLGILVYNGPLATAFPFWAIITITRALPAVTTSIGSLGVPAFGLLASAIALGETLSITNIVGLILIGAGVATVTLADRRKAG, from the coding sequence ATGCCTGCCAGCCCCTCGTTGTCGCCCGTGGCAGCACTGACCCTGCTTGGCCTGGTCATCGTGCTCTGGGGCGCCAACTGGCCGGTGATGAAGGTCGGCCTGGAGTACATCTCGCCGCTGCTGTTCGCGGCCACGCGCATGCTGATGGGCTGCCTGTGCATGGCCCTGGTGGCGGGCATGGCAGGGCAGTTACGGCGCCCCTACAGGGATGAGTGGGTGCTTGTCCTCGGTGTGGGCCTGCTGCAGATGGCCGCCTTCCTCGGACTGGTAACCATCGCCCTGCAGTACGTACCCGCGGGTCGCTCCGCCATACTCGCCTACACCACTTCATTGTGGGTGCTGCCCATCGCCGCCCTGGCACTGGGTGAGTACATGACCCGGCAACGGCTGCTGGGCTTTGCCCTGGGCATCGGCGGCGTTGCGGTCATGTTCAATCCCTTCGGGTTCGACTGGAGCGACCCGGCCGTGGTGATCGGCAACGGCCTGCTGCTCCTTGCCGCCCTGTGCTGGGCACTACTGATCGTCTACGTGCGCGCCCACCGGCACCAGGGTCCGCCGCTGACCCTGGCGCCCTGGCAGTTCGGCGTCGCGGCGCTGGCGCTCCTGCCCGTCGCCCTGGTCGTGGAGGACATCTCCTCGGTGGACTGGTCGGACCCGGTACTCCTGGGCATCCTGGTCTACAATGGCCCGCTGGCAACGGCATTCCCCTTCTGGGCGATCATCACCATTACCCGCGCGCTGCCGGCGGTGACCACCTCCATCGGCAGCCTCGGCGTGCCCGCCTTTGGACTGCTGGCGTCCGCGATCGCCCTGGGCGAGACCCTCTCGATCACCAACATCGTCGGCCTGATCCTGATCGGCGCCGGCGTGGCCACGGTCACCCTCGCCGACCGCCGCAAGGCGGGCTGA
- a CDS encoding OapA family protein encodes MGHGLEQHDWHGARPSPPRGLRWWLRPVPVLVCGLGLSLIGVGLLGAGGTDQSSTDQQEMTSAELQLPGARVGDMVARRATSNGAGRGMDGIQPVGQQSTPADDGTPPVTSATAMPDDLPGTNGLEQLMESADAAADADTAPAAPHEGPEWETIEVRSGDSLAAIFNRAGLSAGDLHRLVNTDDRTSRLQRIYPGDKIHFHVEDDSLRGLRYDLDDSDTLVVSRDDDDDFAVNIESRAIETRVKHASGAVNSSLFVAGLDAGLSHGQIMRLMHIFEWQVDFDRDVRSGDVFSVAYESYYIDDEHVRDGPILAARYVNRGRQMDAVRYTDPDGTTGYYSPEGENLRKAFIRRPVEGARISSHFNPNRKHPVLGVRRPHLGTDFAASSGTPIMASGNGRVVHRGRKGGYGRTIIIEHANRYRTLYAHMSRYASDISVGSRVEQGQTIGYVGASGLVTGAHLHYEFIKDGSHRNPMRVELPSGDPVAEEHMTDFMARAAPLVAQVEDMSEEQLALLDED; translated from the coding sequence TTGGGGCACGGACTCGAACAACATGACTGGCATGGTGCGCGTCCGTCACCACCCCGCGGCCTGCGATGGTGGCTCCGGCCCGTCCCCGTTCTGGTTTGCGGCCTGGGCCTGAGCCTCATCGGCGTTGGCCTGCTGGGCGCCGGCGGCACGGATCAGTCCAGCACGGATCAACAGGAGATGACCTCCGCAGAATTGCAATTGCCCGGCGCACGGGTCGGTGACATGGTCGCCCGACGTGCGACGAGCAATGGTGCCGGAAGAGGGATGGACGGCATCCAGCCTGTCGGCCAGCAGAGCACGCCGGCCGACGACGGCACACCTCCCGTGACCAGCGCTACGGCGATGCCGGACGACTTGCCGGGCACCAACGGCCTGGAACAGCTCATGGAGTCGGCGGACGCTGCCGCTGATGCTGACACGGCACCGGCAGCCCCCCACGAAGGCCCTGAATGGGAGACCATTGAAGTCCGCTCCGGCGATTCCCTGGCGGCGATCTTCAACCGCGCCGGGCTCAGCGCGGGTGATCTTCACCGGCTGGTCAACACGGACGACCGCACCTCCCGGCTGCAGCGCATCTACCCCGGCGACAAAATTCACTTCCACGTGGAAGACGACTCGCTCCGGGGGCTTCGGTATGACCTGGACGATTCGGACACACTGGTGGTCAGCCGCGACGATGATGACGACTTTGCGGTGAACATCGAATCCCGCGCCATCGAGACACGGGTCAAACACGCCTCCGGGGCAGTGAACAGTTCCCTGTTCGTCGCCGGACTGGACGCCGGACTCAGCCATGGTCAGATCATGCGCCTGATGCACATTTTCGAATGGCAGGTGGATTTCGACCGTGACGTGCGCTCCGGCGACGTCTTCTCGGTGGCGTACGAGAGCTACTACATCGACGACGAACATGTGCGGGATGGCCCGATTCTGGCGGCGCGTTACGTCAACCGCGGACGGCAGATGGACGCGGTACGCTATACGGACCCGGACGGCACCACGGGCTATTACAGTCCGGAGGGCGAGAACCTGCGCAAGGCATTCATCCGTCGCCCGGTGGAAGGGGCCCGGATCAGCTCCCACTTCAACCCCAACCGCAAGCATCCGGTGCTCGGCGTGCGCCGCCCCCATCTGGGAACGGATTTCGCGGCCTCGTCGGGCACGCCCATCATGGCATCCGGAAACGGTCGCGTGGTCCACCGTGGCCGCAAGGGCGGGTACGGGCGAACCATCATCATCGAGCACGCCAACCGTTACCGCACCCTGTACGCGCACATGTCCCGCTACGCCAGCGATATCAGCGTGGGCTCACGGGTGGAGCAGGGTCAGACCATCGGCTATGTGGGTGCCTCCGGCCTGGTTACCGGCGCCCACCTGCACTACGAGTTCATCAAGGACGGTTCCCACCGCAACCCCATGCGGGTGGAACTGCCCAGCGGTGACCCGGTGGCCGAAGAGCACATGACCGACTTCATGGCCCGCGCCGCCCCTCTGGTGGCTCAGGTCGAGGACATGAGCGAGGAACAGCTCGCTCTTCTCGACGAGGATTGA
- a CDS encoding ABC transporter substrate-binding protein, translating into MTAKGICTRSAIKTLLGAVGIAMATTTASGEMRGDTIRIGVLTDVTGAYSESAGQGSQIAAELAVADMGGSIGGTPVEVVIGDTRNDPDTAVEQARAWHDEGIDLITGMPGSAVALAVQAFTREQDIATIHIGAGSEQLTGEQCSPVAIDWQYNVRGFTTGLARALAEENPGGDWYLITLDHPFGHDIRDRLEEVLEDYDGELLHTQLHPFDQTDFMATMADALASGADIIAVGNAGTGLVQSIRHAHELGVHADADLASVMTLLQDIRQVGLYAAADMRFIIPYYWNTDEATRAFAERFQRRSGSRPSSVQIAVYVSTLHYLKAVEASGHSTGPELVAAMREMEVDDGITRNGFIREDGRLVHDMPFVRVRQASEMERAGDYFEILDTMPGAALYGEDPDPACPFL; encoded by the coding sequence ATGACGGCAAAAGGCATCTGCACTCGATCAGCCATCAAGACCCTGCTGGGCGCAGTGGGCATCGCCATGGCCACAACAACGGCCTCCGGGGAAATGCGCGGAGACACCATCCGCATCGGCGTTCTCACCGACGTCACCGGGGCTTACAGCGAATCCGCGGGCCAGGGCTCACAGATCGCGGCGGAGCTTGCCGTCGCGGACATGGGCGGCTCCATCGGTGGCACCCCCGTGGAAGTGGTCATCGGTGACACCCGCAACGACCCGGACACGGCCGTGGAACAGGCCCGGGCCTGGCACGACGAAGGCATCGACCTGATCACCGGCATGCCGGGCTCGGCCGTGGCGCTTGCGGTGCAGGCGTTCACCCGCGAACAGGACATTGCCACCATCCACATCGGTGCGGGCTCGGAGCAGCTCACCGGTGAACAGTGCAGCCCGGTCGCCATCGACTGGCAATACAACGTTCGCGGGTTCACCACCGGCCTGGCACGGGCCCTGGCCGAGGAGAATCCCGGAGGTGACTGGTACCTGATCACCCTGGATCACCCCTTCGGCCACGACATCCGGGACAGGCTGGAGGAAGTGCTCGAGGACTACGACGGGGAACTGCTGCATACGCAGCTGCACCCATTCGACCAGACCGATTTCATGGCGACCATGGCGGACGCACTGGCAAGCGGCGCGGACATCATCGCCGTGGGCAATGCGGGCACCGGCCTGGTGCAGAGCATCCGCCACGCTCACGAACTCGGCGTTCACGCGGACGCGGATCTGGCCAGCGTCATGACTCTGCTGCAGGACATCCGTCAGGTCGGTCTTTACGCCGCTGCGGACATGCGCTTCATCATCCCCTATTACTGGAACACGGACGAGGCGACCCGCGCGTTCGCCGAACGCTTCCAGCGCCGCAGTGGCAGCCGCCCGTCGTCGGTCCAGATCGCCGTCTATGTCAGCACCCTGCACTACCTGAAAGCGGTGGAGGCATCCGGCCACAGCACGGGTCCGGAGTTGGTCGCTGCCATGCGCGAAATGGAGGTGGACGACGGTATCACCCGCAACGGCTTCATCCGCGAGGACGGCCGCCTGGTCCACGATATGCCGTTTGTGCGTGTGCGCCAGGCCAGCGAGATGGAGCGCGCCGGGGACTACTTCGAGATCCTGGACACCATGCCGGGGGCAGCCCTCTACGGGGAAGACCCGGACCCGGCCTGCCCGTTCCTGTAA
- a CDS encoding cell division protein ZapA — protein sequence MRDGMEPVRVMILDKEYMVACPPDEKDGLLNSAHLLDKRMREVRDSGKVHGPDRVAVMAALNLTHELLQARDDQKETAKLVEDRVRAMEERIGQILPDS from the coding sequence ATGCGTGATGGCATGGAACCGGTCCGGGTCATGATCCTGGACAAGGAATACATGGTGGCCTGCCCGCCGGACGAGAAAGACGGCCTGCTGAACTCCGCCCATCTGCTGGACAAGCGCATGCGCGAAGTCCGTGACAGCGGCAAGGTGCATGGCCCCGACCGGGTGGCAGTGATGGCGGCACTGAACCTCACCCACGAACTGCTGCAGGCACGGGACGATCAGAAGGAAACCGCGAAGCTGGTGGAAGACCGCGTGCGCGCCATGGAGGAACGCATCGGCCAGATCCTCCCGGATTCCTGA
- a CDS encoding EVE domain-containing protein, which translates to MQYWLMKSEPDVFGIDDLAAAPDQTDHWDGVRNYQARNMMRDQMRQGDQVFFYHSNTKTPGIVGIAEVAREGYPDHTAFDPEDPHYDPKSDPDKPRWYMVDLRFVRKLQRTISLTELKERPEIADMPLVRKGNRLSVMPVTAEQWQFILSLE; encoded by the coding sequence ATGCAGTACTGGCTGATGAAATCCGAGCCGGACGTGTTCGGAATCGACGATCTCGCCGCCGCGCCAGATCAGACGGACCACTGGGACGGTGTACGCAACTATCAGGCGCGCAACATGATGCGTGACCAGATGCGCCAGGGCGACCAGGTGTTCTTCTACCACTCCAACACCAAAACCCCGGGTATCGTGGGCATCGCGGAGGTGGCCCGGGAGGGCTATCCAGATCACACGGCGTTCGACCCCGAAGACCCTCACTACGACCCCAAGAGCGACCCGGACAAGCCGCGCTGGTACATGGTGGATCTTCGCTTCGTGCGCAAACTCCAGCGCACCATCAGCCTGACGGAACTCAAGGAGCGCCCGGAGATCGCCGACATGCCGCTGGTACGCAAGGGCAATCGGTTGTCGGTCATGCCGGTGACCGCGGAGCAGTGGCAGTTCATCCTCTCCCTCGAGTAA